A stretch of DNA from Pseudomonas sp. HN11:
CCGTCCGGCAACATGCCGATCTGCAGCACTACTGTCATGCCTTTGCGTGCCGAAGGTGGACGTGTCCAACCTTCTGCTGCCCTCGCCCGAATCAGGTCGTCGAAACTGCCCGCGACTTCATCGCCACGTTCATCGGCCAAGGCTTGCTGACGCTGCGGCGTGTCGGAAAGCAAATCTGCCAAGGCCTGGGCCTTTTTCTCTTCGGCGGATTTGCGCGCTGCTTCCTGGGCCTTTTTCTTGCTGGCGTCGGCGGCAGCTTTCTTCTTCGCATCGTCGGCGATTTTCTTCTTCGCCTCGTCTGCTTCAGCTTTTTTCTTGGCGTCTTCGGCGGCTTTCTTCTTCGCGTCTTCGACTATTTTTTTCTTGGCTTCTTCAGCGGCCTTTTTCTTGGCCTCTTCCTCAGCAGCCTTCTTGGCTTCTTCTTCAGACTTCTTCTTGGCTATATCAGCCAATTGTTTCTCTTCGGCCTTTTTGGCTTCGGCAGCTTTCTCGGCTTTCTTGGCTTCATCCGCCTTTTTCGCCTCGTCCGCTTTCTTGGCTTCGTCTGCCTTTTTCGATTCCTCGGCCTTTTGAGCCGCCTCTTCTTTCTTTTGTTCCGCAGCAGCCTTCACCGCTTCCTGCTCGACCTTCTTCTGTTCCATCTGTTCGACTTCAGTCTGGCGCGCAGCCGACTTCTGGGCCTCACCCGCAATCTTCTGATTGGTCTGGGTGGTGGCCTGACTTTTCGATTTCAGCTGATACAGGGTCGCCTGCACGATCGGCTTGGCTGGCGGCAGGTCCGGAGTCATGGCAAAGCTGACGAACAGCATGCCAAACACCAGGACGTGCAGGGCAATTGCCCAGACGCTAGGCCAGAAGTAGCTTTCCGAGGCGGACGGCTCTCGCTGTTGCTGCATCAGGGCGCCTCGGTAATCAAGCCAACGTTACCCACGCCGGCCTTCTGCAGCCCGCCCATGGCACCCATGACGGAGCCGTAGTCGACCGCTTTGTCACCGCGGATGAAGACCTGGGTGTGCTTGCCGCCTTCGTTGCCGGAGCGAATGATCTTGGTCACCGCGTCGGTCATCGCCGGCAAGGTCAAGGCCTTGTCCTGTTGCTTCTGGGTGTCGACTTCGCTGCCAAGGTTCCAGTAATAGGTCTTGTCAGCCTTGATCGAAATGGTCAGCACCTGGGTGTTGTTGTCCTGGGGCAAGGCTTCGCTGGAAACCTTGGGCAGGTCAACCTTCACACCCTGGTTGAGCATCGGCGCGGTCACCATGAAGATCACCAGCAGCACCAGCATCACGTCGATGTAAGGCACTACGTTCATCTCGGCGACCGGCTTGCGCTTGGTTCGAGCTCGAGTGATTAAAGCCATCGTGAGATACCTGCTTATTCTTCGCTGGTGTGCACTTTACGGTGCAGGATCGCCTGGAATTCATCGGCGAAGGTGTAGTAACGGCCAATCAGGTTCTCGCCGCGGGCGGCAAAACGGTTGTAAGCGATTACTGCGGGAATGGCAGCGAACAGGCCGATCGCGGTGGCGATCAGGGCTTCGGCGATACCTGGGGCCACGGTGGCCAGGGTCGCTTGCTGGGCCTGGGCCAGGCCACGGAAGGAGTTCATGATGCCCCATACGGTACCGAACAGGCCGATGTAAGGGCTAACGGAACCGACGGTGGCGAGGAACGGCAGGCTTTGCTCAAGCTTCTCTTCTTCGCGGGAAATGGCAACGCGCATGGCACGGGCCACGCCTTCCATCACGGCTTCCGGGTCTACGCCAGGCTGCTGGCGCAAACGGGAGAATTCCTTGAAACCGGCGCGGAAGATCTGCTCGACGCCCGAGTCCGGGTCCGGGTTGCTGCCCGCCTGACGGTACAGCTTGGACAGGTCGATACCCGACCAGAAGCGCTCTTCAAAGCTCTCCAGGGCACGTCGACCGGCACGCAGCAGGTTGCTGCGCTGAAAAATCATGACCCAAGAGGTAACCGATGCGGCTACCAGGGTCAGCATGACCAGTTGAACCACAACACTGGCATTGCTGACCAGGCTCCACATGGAGGAATGGTCGACGACGGTAGGTTCCACGCTAAATCTCCTGCTTTGATTGTTTACCCGCGCCGCTTACGTCGGCAAAGGCCGCACGTAGAGCTTCGGGAATGGCCCGGGGTTTCAAACTATTGGTGCGCACACAGGCCACCAGGAACTGCCCCTCACAGAGCAGCGTTGCATCCGTTGCCCGCCTGACCTGCTGCTTGAAACGCAGGCTGACACGGTTCAATTCGATTACTTCAGCGCTGACCAACAACTCGTCGTCCAGCCGCGCCGGCGCGTGATACCGCGCCTCGCTGGAATGCACGACGAATAACAGGTCCTCCCCTGCCAGCTGGGATTGGGCAAAGCCCAGCTCCCGTAGCCGCTCGGTTCGAGCCCGCTCCATGAACTTGAGGTAATTGACGTAATACACGATGCCGCCGGCATCGGTGTCCTCGTAATAAACGCGACAGCGATGTGCAAACGACTGATCCCCGTTTTGCGCGCGCATACTCTAGTGCTTACTCCTCAGGTTGCCAATCCGGCCCGCAACTGTTTTTTCGTTCTCGCTCTTCATTCTGAAGAATATTTCTAACGACTGAATGACGACACCAGCCACTAGGACAGCACAAACCTCGGATAAATCGTCTGGCGTGAAGCTTTTAATCGTCCACTGCATCGAGGAATTCGTCTACTACAGGCATCTCGCCCAATCGTGACGGAATGTTTAACCCAAAGTGCAGATAGGCGTGGCGCGTGACCACTCGCCCCCTCGGGGTACGCATGATGTAGCCCTGCTGGATCAGGTATGGCTCCAGCACATCTTCGATGGTATGGCGCTCTTCACTGATGGCTGCCGCCAGGCTATCGACCCCAACCGGGCCACCGTCGAACTTCTCGATCATGGTCAAGAGTAGGCGTCGATCCTGGTGATCGAAGCCATGCTCATCCACATCCAGCAGGTTCAAGGCCAGGTCGGCAACGGCTTTGGTGATATGCCCCTTGGCCCGCACCTCGGCAAAATCGCGCACGCGACGCAGCAAGCGGTTGGCAATCCGTGGCGTACCGCGGGCCCGGCGGGCGATTTCAAAAGCGCCTTCCGGGTCAAGCGGTAAACCGAGAATGCTCGCCGAACGACTGACGATGGTCGCCAGGTCTGCCGTGCTATAGAACTCTAGACGTTGAACAATGCCGAAACGGTCTCGCAACGGGTTGGTCAACATACCGGCGCGCGTCGTGGCGCCGACCAGCGTGAACGGCGGCAGGTCGAGCTTGATCGAGCGGGCCGCAGGGCCTTCGCCGATCATGATGTCGAGCTGAAAGTCTTCCATGGCCGGGTACAGCACTTCCTCGACGATCGGAGAGAGCCGGTGGATTTCGTCGATAAACAGCACATCGTGCGGTTCAAGGTTGGTCAGCAATGCCGCCAGGTCACCCGGGCGCTCCAGCACCGGCCCGGAGGTGGACTTGATCGACACGCCCATTTCCTGGGCGATGATGTTGGCCAACGTGGTCTTGCCCAAGCCCGGCGGACCGAAAATCAGCGTGTGATCCAAAGACTCACTGCGCCCACGTGCAGCCTGGATGAACAACTCCATCTGCTCGCGCACAGTGGGCTGGCCGATGTATTCGGCCAGGCTCAGGGGGCGGATGGCGCGGTCCTGGACCTCTTCACGGTCACGCGGGCCAGTGGCTGCAATCAGACGATCAGCTTCAATCACTTAAATCATTCCCTTCAGGGCGCGGCGGATCATGTCTTCACTGCTCAGGTTCTTGTCCTTGATGGCCGATACGGCCTTGCTGGCTTCCTGCGGCTTGTAGCCGAGGGAGATCAGCGCGCTGACGGCATCGCTCTCTGCACTGGCGACCTGGCCCGCCGGCATGTCCGGCTGGTTTGGCACCAGGGCAAACATGCTCGGCACGACCTCCCAGGCCTTGAAGCGGTCTTTGAGTTCCACCAGCAGACGCTCGGCGGTCTTCTTGCCAACACCTGGCACCTTGGTCAGCGCCGAGGTGTCCTGAGCGGAAACGGCGCGTACCAGTTCATCCACTTCCAGGCTCGACATCAAAGCCAGGGCCAGTTTCGGGCCCACGCCGTTGAGGCGGATCAGTTCGCGGAAGAAGTCGCGGTCACGCTTGCCAATGAAACCATAGAGCAGTTGTGCGTCTTCGCGCACCACCAAATGCGTGTGCAATGTTATCGGCTCACCGACCGACGGCAGGCGATACAGGGTGGTCATGGGCACTTCCAGCTCATACCCCAACCCATTTACATCCAGAATCAGGTGCGGCGGCTGTTTCTCAGCCAGGGTGCCGCGCAAGCGTCCAATCACGGTTCAGATCCTTAAAGCTGGGGTCAGAACAGGGCCTGACCGGAAATTACGATTGCGCTGATGCTATCAGAGACGCAGGCGCCCGCCACGACTGCGTGCCGTACCCAAGCCGTGGGGCAGCAAGCTGGAGCGGGTGTGCGCATGGCAAATGGCGATAGCCAGGGCGTCGGAGGCGTCGATTTGCGGTTTTGAAGTGAGCTTGAGCATGTGCATGACCATCATCTGCACTTGCTCTTTATTTGCCGCACCGGTGCCGACCACGGCTTGCTTGACCTGGGTCGCGGTGTATTCGGCAATGTCCATGCCCTCCTCGGCGCCGGCAACGATGGCGGCGCCACGAGCCTGGCCAAGTTTCAGGGCTGAATCGGCGTTTTTGGCCATGAACACCTTTTCGATGCCCATGGTCACCGGCCCGTAGGTCTGGATTACTTCACGCACGCCGCGATAGACGATCTGCAGGCGCTCGGCCAACTCGCCCGCGCCGGTACGGATGCAGCCCGAGGCAATGTAGACACAGCCGCGCGGGGTCTGTTGCACCACGCCAAAACCGGTGATGCGCGAACCGGGGTCGATACCTAGGATTAAAGTCATAACGCCTGCGGGCTAGATAAACACAATTTGTGAACAGTGAAGCTCCACATTTTGATCTGGGTCATACCTCAGACTAGCTGTGCAGCCACATCTTCCGGGATGTCGGCGTTGGAATACACGTTCTGTACATCATCCAGATCTTCCAGCATATCCAGCATCTTCAGCACTTTCTGCGCGCCATCCAGGTCCAGCTCGGCACTGGTGGTCGGCAGCATCACGATTTCCGCGTCAGTACCTTTGAAACCGGCGGCTTCCAGGGCATTGCGCACCGCATAGAAGCTGGCGAACGAGGTGAACACATCGATGGAGCCGTCTTCGTTGGTCACCACATCGTCGGCATCCGCCTCCATCGCTGCTTCCATCAACGCATCTTCATCCGTGTCCGGCGCGAAGGAGATCTGCCCCTTGCGCTCGAACAGGTAGGCCACCGAACCGTCGGTGCCCAGGTTACCACCGCACTTGCTGAACGCGTGCCGCACGGCCGCTGCGGTGCGGTTGCGGTTGTCGGTCATGCACTCGACCATCACCGCCACACCGCCCGGGCCGTAGCCTTCATAGCTCAGCTCGACCATGTCGTCGGTATCGGCAGCACCGGCGCCACGGGCGACGGCGCGGTCGATGATGTCACGGCTCATGTTCGCGCCAAGGGCTTTATCCAATGCCAGGCGCAAACGTGGGTTGGAGCCGGGATCACCACCGCCCTGGCGGGCAGCGACGGTCAGCTCGCGGATCCACTTGGTGAAGATCTTGCCTTTCTTGGCATCCTGACGCTCTTTGCGGTGCTTGATGTTCGCCCACTTGGAATGGCCAGCCATAACACAACTCCGAAATTCTGTAGAAACCTTGATCAACCCCGCTGCGCGGGATTTGCCTCTTGTAACGCAAAGGCGCATCCGAAGATGCGCCTTTTTAAACTGCGTAAACCTCAGTGCGCTTTCACGCAGCAGCCTTACTCAGCCTTCGGCGTCTCGCGCAGACGGATGTGCAGTTCGCGCAATGCCTTGGCATCCACCACACCTGGAGCCTGGGTCATGACGTCCGCAGCGCTCTGGGTTTTCGGGAAGGCAATCACTTCACGGATCGACTGGGCGCCGGTCATCAGCATCACCAGACGGTCCAGGCCGAACGCCAGGCCACCGTGCGGCGGCGCGCCGTATTTGAGGGCGTCGAGCAGGAAGCCGAACTTCTCTTCCTGTTCCGCTTCGTTGATGCCCAACAGGCGGAAGACCGCTTGCTGCATCTCTTTGCGGTGGATACGGATCGAACCGCCACCCAGCTCGGTACCGTTGAGCACCATGTCGTAGGCACGGGACAGCGCGCCCGCCGGGTTGGCTTCCAGCTCGGCCGGCGAGCACTTCGGCGCGGTGAACGGGTGGTGCAAAGCGCTGAAGCTGCCGTCGTCGTTCTCTTCGAACATCGGGAAATCGACGACCCACATCGGGGCCCATTCGCAGGTCAGCAGGTCCAGGTCGTGACCCAGCTTGATCCGCAGCGCGCCCAGGGCTTCGCTGACGATCTTGGCCTTGTCGGCGCCGAAGAACACGATATCGCCGTCGACTGCACCGACGCGGTCGAGGATCGCGTTCAGGTTGTCCAGCGGAATGTTTTTCACGATTGGCGATTGCAGGCCGTCAACGCCATTGGCGCGCTCGTTGACCTTGATGTATGCCAGGCCCTTGGCACCGTAGATGCCGACGAACTTGGTGTAGTCATCGATCTGCTTGCGCGGCATGCTCGCGCCGCCAGGCACGCGCAGGGCGGCAATGCGGCATTTCGGGTCGTTGGCCGGGCCGCTGAACACTTTGAAGTCGACCTCTTTGAGTTGGTCGGCCACATCCACCAGTTCCAGCGGGTTACGCAGGTCTGGTTTGTCGGAACCATAACGGCGCATGGCTTCTTCGAAGGTCATGTGCGGGAAGTCGCCGAATTCCAGGTCCAGCACTTCCTTGAACAGGTTGCGGATCATTTGCTCGGTCAGGCCCATGATCTCTTTTTCATCGAGGAAGCTGGTCTCGATGTCGATCTGGGTGAATTCCGGCTGGCGATCGGCGCGCAGGTCTTCGTCACGGAAGCATTTGGCGATCTGGTAGTAACGGTCGAAGCCGGCCACCATCAGCAGCTGTTTGAACAGTTGTGGCGATTGCGGCAGGGCGAAGAACGAACCGGCGTGGGTTCGGCTCGGCACCAGGTAGTCACGCGCACCTTCCGGGGTGGCCCGGGTCAGGATCGGCGTTTCAACGTCCAGGAAGCCGTTTTCGTCGAGGAAGCGGCGGATGCTGGTGGTCATGCGCGAACGCAGGCGCAGCTTCTCGGCCATTTCCGGACGACGCAGGTCCAGGAAGCGATAGCGCAGGCGGGTTTCTTCGCCCACGTCGGAGAATTCGTTGAGTGGAAACGGCGGGGTTTCCGACTCGTTCAGCACTTCCAGCTCGTAACCCAGCACTTCGATGCCGCCGGACGCCATGTTCTTGTTCACGGCACCGGCCGGACGCAGGCGTACCTTGCCGGTGATCTTCACGACGTACTCGCTGCGCACGCGGTCGGCGGCGGCGAAGCTCTCGGCGCGATCCGGGTCGAACACCACCTGGGCCAGACCATCACGATCACGGATATCGAGGAAGATCACCCCGCCGTGGTCGCGGCGA
This window harbors:
- the tolA gene encoding cell envelope integrity protein TolA, whose translation is MQQQREPSASESYFWPSVWAIALHVLVFGMLFVSFAMTPDLPPAKPIVQATLYQLKSKSQATTQTNQKIAGEAQKSAARQTEVEQMEQKKVEQEAVKAAAEQKKEEAAQKAEESKKADEAKKADEAKKADEAKKAEKAAEAKKAEEKQLADIAKKKSEEEAKKAAEEEAKKKAAEEAKKKIVEDAKKKAAEDAKKKAEADEAKKKIADDAKKKAAADASKKKAQEAARKSAEEKKAQALADLLSDTPQRQQALADERGDEVAGSFDDLIRARAAEGWTRPPSARKGMTVVLQIGMLPDGTVTSVSVSKSSGDGSFDSSAVAAVKNIGRLTEMQGMKPSDFAPYRSFKMTFTPEDLAL
- a CDS encoding YebC/PmpR family DNA-binding transcriptional regulator, translated to MAGHSKWANIKHRKERQDAKKGKIFTKWIRELTVAARQGGGDPGSNPRLRLALDKALGANMSRDIIDRAVARGAGAADTDDMVELSYEGYGPGGVAVMVECMTDNRNRTAAAVRHAFSKCGGNLGTDGSVAYLFERKGQISFAPDTDEDALMEAAMEADADDVVTNEDGSIDVFTSFASFYAVRNALEAAGFKGTDAEIVMLPTTSAELDLDGAQKVLKMLDMLEDLDDVQNVYSNADIPEDVAAQLV
- the ruvB gene encoding Holliday junction branch migration DNA helicase RuvB, giving the protein MIEADRLIAATGPRDREEVQDRAIRPLSLAEYIGQPTVREQMELFIQAARGRSESLDHTLIFGPPGLGKTTLANIIAQEMGVSIKSTSGPVLERPGDLAALLTNLEPHDVLFIDEIHRLSPIVEEVLYPAMEDFQLDIMIGEGPAARSIKLDLPPFTLVGATTRAGMLTNPLRDRFGIVQRLEFYSTADLATIVSRSASILGLPLDPEGAFEIARRARGTPRIANRLLRRVRDFAEVRAKGHITKAVADLALNLLDVDEHGFDHQDRRLLLTMIEKFDGGPVGVDSLAAAISEERHTIEDVLEPYLIQQGYIMRTPRGRVVTRHAYLHFGLNIPSRLGEMPVVDEFLDAVDD
- the ybgC gene encoding tol-pal system-associated acyl-CoA thioesterase; amino-acid sequence: MRAQNGDQSFAHRCRVYYEDTDAGGIVYYVNYLKFMERARTERLRELGFAQSQLAGEDLLFVVHSSEARYHAPARLDDELLVSAEVIELNRVSLRFKQQVRRATDATLLCEGQFLVACVRTNSLKPRAIPEALRAAFADVSGAGKQSKQEI
- the aspS gene encoding aspartate--tRNA ligase, producing the protein MMRSHYCGQLNETLEGQEITLCGWVHRRRDHGGVIFLDIRDRDGLAQVVFDPDRAESFAAADRVRSEYVVKITGKVRLRPAGAVNKNMASGGIEVLGYELEVLNESETPPFPLNEFSDVGEETRLRYRFLDLRRPEMAEKLRLRSRMTTSIRRFLDENGFLDVETPILTRATPEGARDYLVPSRTHAGSFFALPQSPQLFKQLLMVAGFDRYYQIAKCFRDEDLRADRQPEFTQIDIETSFLDEKEIMGLTEQMIRNLFKEVLDLEFGDFPHMTFEEAMRRYGSDKPDLRNPLELVDVADQLKEVDFKVFSGPANDPKCRIAALRVPGGASMPRKQIDDYTKFVGIYGAKGLAYIKVNERANGVDGLQSPIVKNIPLDNLNAILDRVGAVDGDIVFFGADKAKIVSEALGALRIKLGHDLDLLTCEWAPMWVVDFPMFEENDDGSFSALHHPFTAPKCSPAELEANPAGALSRAYDMVLNGTELGGGSIRIHRKEMQQAVFRLLGINEAEQEEKFGFLLDALKYGAPPHGGLAFGLDRLVMLMTGAQSIREVIAFPKTQSAADVMTQAPGVVDAKALRELHIRLRETPKAE
- the ruvA gene encoding Holliday junction branch migration protein RuvA, which codes for MIGRLRGTLAEKQPPHLILDVNGLGYELEVPMTTLYRLPSVGEPITLHTHLVVREDAQLLYGFIGKRDRDFFRELIRLNGVGPKLALALMSSLEVDELVRAVSAQDTSALTKVPGVGKKTAERLLVELKDRFKAWEVVPSMFALVPNQPDMPAGQVASAESDAVSALISLGYKPQEASKAVSAIKDKNLSSEDMIRRALKGMI
- the tolQ gene encoding protein TolQ codes for the protein MEPTVVDHSSMWSLVSNASVVVQLVMLTLVAASVTSWVMIFQRSNLLRAGRRALESFEERFWSGIDLSKLYRQAGSNPDPDSGVEQIFRAGFKEFSRLRQQPGVDPEAVMEGVARAMRVAISREEEKLEQSLPFLATVGSVSPYIGLFGTVWGIMNSFRGLAQAQQATLATVAPGIAEALIATAIGLFAAIPAVIAYNRFAARGENLIGRYYTFADEFQAILHRKVHTSEE
- the ruvC gene encoding crossover junction endodeoxyribonuclease RuvC, coding for MTLILGIDPGSRITGFGVVQQTPRGCVYIASGCIRTGAGELAERLQIVYRGVREVIQTYGPVTMGIEKVFMAKNADSALKLGQARGAAIVAGAEEGMDIAEYTATQVKQAVVGTGAANKEQVQMMVMHMLKLTSKPQIDASDALAIAICHAHTRSSLLPHGLGTARSRGGRLRL
- the tolR gene encoding protein TolR — translated: MTRARTKRKPVAEMNVVPYIDVMLVLLVIFMVTAPMLNQGVKVDLPKVSSEALPQDNNTQVLTISIKADKTYYWNLGSEVDTQKQQDKALTLPAMTDAVTKIIRSGNEGGKHTQVFIRGDKAVDYGSVMGAMGGLQKAGVGNVGLITEAP